The Saxibacter everestensis genome has a window encoding:
- a CDS encoding PHP domain-containing protein, producing the protein MSQRIDLHTHSAVSDGTEAPADLIRSAAAAGVRTVALTDHDTVTGWEEASIAARAEGVSLVPGMEISCRHEGISVHLLSYLHDPLNIPLMAEVLQARESRVTRAQLMVDRLAVDYDITWEKVVAHTAAGATIGRPHLADALVTLGVVDDRSAAFEHILTPRSPYYVSLTVVSPIDAIRLVRAAGGVPVFAHPMATARGRVVSEQAIELMIDAGLGGFEVDHRDNPPEARRRLREIAASFDLLVTGSSDYHGTGKPNRLGENLTDPEMLSRLEAQATGCSVVRG; encoded by the coding sequence ATGAGTCAGCGGATCGATCTGCACACCCACTCGGCGGTGTCCGACGGGACGGAAGCGCCGGCGGACCTGATCCGATCGGCTGCTGCCGCCGGAGTGCGCACTGTGGCGCTGACGGACCACGACACGGTCACCGGCTGGGAGGAGGCGTCCATCGCGGCGCGGGCAGAGGGGGTCAGCCTGGTGCCGGGAATGGAAATCTCCTGCCGGCACGAGGGGATCAGCGTCCATCTGCTGAGCTACCTGCACGATCCGCTGAACATTCCGCTGATGGCAGAGGTCTTGCAAGCGCGGGAATCCCGGGTGACCCGGGCGCAGCTGATGGTGGATCGGTTGGCCGTTGACTATGACATCACCTGGGAGAAGGTGGTCGCGCATACCGCGGCCGGTGCCACGATCGGACGCCCGCACCTCGCTGATGCCCTGGTGACGCTTGGCGTAGTCGATGACCGCAGTGCCGCCTTCGAACACATTCTGACCCCGCGCTCGCCCTACTATGTGTCGCTCACAGTGGTGAGCCCGATCGATGCGATCCGGCTCGTCCGTGCCGCCGGCGGAGTACCGGTCTTCGCGCATCCGATGGCGACTGCGCGTGGACGCGTGGTGAGCGAACAGGCGATTGAGTTGATGATCGATGCCGGTCTTGGCGGCTTCGAGGTCGATCATCGTGACAATCCGCCCGAGGCCAGGCGGCGCCTGCGGGAAATTGCGGCCAGCTTCGATCTGCTGGTTACTGGCTCAAGCGACTATCACGGAACGGGCAAGCCAAATCGCCTGGGCGAAAATCTCACCGACCCTGAAATGCTGAGTCGGCTCGAAGCCCAGGCGACTGGTTGTTCCGTCGTTCGTGGCTAA
- a CDS encoding ClpP family protease, translating into MSDSQKLPLFTETVRREFYERRVLVLDGPLDDDNGTLLATQLITLAAEDQLADIALWIHSPGGSVPAMLAIRDIIRTVPNDVSTLVFGIAYSAGQFLLSAGTKGKRKALPNARVLMHQGSAGIGGSAVDIELQADDLRHTRDTVLGLIAEDTGQPITRIFEDSLHDHWYTAEEAREYGFIDTIVQSFDDYSPRNRTITGFSSATEGDAR; encoded by the coding sequence ATGAGCGATTCACAGAAACTGCCACTCTTCACCGAAACAGTACGACGCGAGTTCTATGAGCGACGTGTTCTCGTGTTGGATGGTCCTCTTGATGACGATAACGGAACGCTGCTGGCTACGCAGCTGATCACTTTGGCCGCTGAGGATCAGTTAGCGGACATCGCGTTGTGGATTCACTCGCCCGGTGGATCTGTGCCCGCGATGCTCGCGATCCGGGACATCATCCGCACAGTTCCTAACGACGTGTCGACACTCGTGTTCGGTATTGCGTACAGCGCCGGGCAGTTCCTGCTTTCGGCGGGCACGAAGGGCAAGCGCAAAGCGCTGCCCAACGCCCGGGTGTTGATGCATCAGGGCTCTGCGGGGATTGGCGGTAGCGCCGTCGATATCGAACTACAAGCGGACGATCTTCGCCACACCCGGGACACGGTGCTGGGGCTAATCGCGGAGGACACCGGGCAGCCGATCACTCGGATCTTCGAGGACTCGCTGCACGACCATTGGTATACGGCAGAGGAGGCCCGCGAGTACGGATTCATCGACACGATTGTCCAATCCTTCGACGACTACAGTCCGCGGAATCGGACCATCACAGGATTCAGCAGCGCAACCGAAGGGGATGCCCGATGA